The segment CCCGTACTTTCAGACTCGGGAAAGCTGGTAGGCATATTGACCGTGCACGATATTCTTTCTTCCCTGGTCAGTTCCTATAAAAATAAAAGATAAGGAACAGCCAGCGCTGCAACCTTTTCTGAGGAAAAGGAATAAACCGGGAATCATTTTCCTTATCTCCCTAAAATCTCTTCCTTGAGCACGGCGATATAGGGGAGATTCCGGTATTTCTGCTCGTAGTCCATCCCATAACCGACCACGAACTCGTCCGGTATTTCAAACCCCCGGTAATCAATTGGTATGTTCGCGATCCGGCGTGTCTTTTTGTCGAGAAGCGCACACACACGGATGTCCGCCGGTCCTCTCTCCTTGAGCGTTCTAAGGATGTAGTTGAGTGTTAAGCCCGTATCGATAATATCCTCGACCAGGATTACATGCTCGTTCTCTATGCTCCTATCCAGGTCTTTTAATATCCTCACCACGCCGGTGTGGGTTTGCCCGGAGTAGCTGGAGATGGAGAGAAAATCGAGGGTGACCGGAATGGAAATTTCCCTCATCAAATCGGCTAAAAAAACAAACCCCCCTCGAAGAACGGTAACCAGCACCGGACACTTTCCCCGATAATCACCGGATATCCTCTTCCCTAATTCCTTAATCCGCTTTTTGATGCTTTCCTCTGTAATCAGAATTTTAGCCAGGTCATTTTCCAAAA is part of the Thermodesulfobacteriota bacterium genome and harbors:
- the hpt gene encoding hypoxanthine phosphoribosyltransferase produces the protein MENDLAKILITEESIKKRIKELGKRISGDYRGKCPVLVTVLRGGFVFLADLMREISIPVTLDFLSISSYSGQTHTGVVRILKDLDRSIENEHVILVEDIIDTGLTLNYILRTLKERGPADIRVCALLDKKTRRIANIPIDYRGFEIPDEFVVGYGMDYEQKYRNLPYIAVLKEEILGR